The Helicobacter pylori genome contains a region encoding:
- the pnuC gene encoding nicotinamide riboside transporter PnuC — translation MLITTQLSKRFYATLILSCVFLITTNILVKGSFVNLLAGLSGVLYAFFAGERQTICFVFGLVYNLSYAYVAYQWKLNADVILCLFLYMPVTIYGLFAWKKTEQHEGVIKAQKFPKNWRFALVLGVGVLTYASALFFKEIKTNFLWAESFNFVIFIIAFILQVLRYIENYALVTLGNIVSIIVWFCIFQISTESLVQLFTTILYLFIGLYYFNRWNQSCKQ, via the coding sequence ATGTTAATAACCACCCAACTATCCAAACGATTTTACGCCACGCTCATTCTTTCTTGCGTGTTTTTAATTACCACTAACATCCTTGTCAAAGGCTCATTTGTTAATCTTTTAGCAGGGCTTAGTGGGGTTTTGTATGCGTTTTTTGCCGGAGAAAGGCAAACGATTTGCTTTGTGTTTGGTCTTGTTTATAATTTGAGTTACGCTTATGTCGCTTATCAGTGGAAATTAAACGCTGATGTGATTTTATGCCTTTTTTTGTATATGCCAGTAACGATTTATGGGCTGTTCGCATGGAAAAAGACAGAGCAGCATGAAGGCGTTATCAAGGCTCAAAAATTTCCCAAAAATTGGCGTTTTGCGCTCGTTTTAGGCGTAGGGGTTTTAACTTATGCGAGCGCTTTGTTTTTTAAAGAGATTAAAACGAATTTTTTATGGGCAGAGAGTTTTAATTTCGTCATCTTTATTATTGCTTTTATTTTACAGGTTTTGCGCTATATAGAAAATTATGCGCTAGTAACTTTGGGGAATATCGTGTCCATTATTGTGTGGTTTTGTATTTTCCAAATTTCTACAGAGAGTTTGGTGCAACTCTTCACAACGATTCTATACCTTTTTATTGGCTTGTATTATTTTAACCGCTGGAATCAGTCATGCAAGCAGTGA
- a CDS encoding thiamine diphosphokinase, whose translation MQAVILANGEFPKSQKCLDLLQNAPFLIACDGAVMSLHALQFKPSVVIGDLDSIDSHLKALYNPICVSEQNSNDLSKAFFYALNKGCDDFIFLGLNGKREDHALANTFLLLEYFKFCQKIQAISDYGLFRVLETPFTLPSFKGEQISLFSLDLKARFTSKNLKYPLKNLRLKTLFSGSLNEATDSFFSLSSTPKSVVLVYQKFS comes from the coding sequence ATGCAAGCAGTGATCTTAGCGAATGGGGAGTTTCCTAAATCCCAAAAATGCTTAGACCTTTTACAAAACGCTCCCTTTTTAATCGCATGCGATGGGGCTGTTATGTCATTGCATGCGCTTCAATTCAAGCCCAGCGTTGTTATAGGCGATCTAGATAGCATTGATTCGCATTTGAAAGCTTTGTATAACCCTATATGTGTGAGCGAACAAAACAGCAACGATTTGTCCAAAGCCTTTTTTTATGCTTTGAATAAAGGCTGTGATGATTTCATTTTTTTAGGGTTGAATGGCAAGCGAGAAGATCATGCCTTAGCGAACACTTTTTTATTGCTGGAGTATTTTAAATTTTGCCAAAAAATCCAAGCCATAAGCGACTATGGTCTTTTTAGGGTGTTAGAAACCCCTTTTACTTTGCCCAGTTTTAAAGGGGAGCAAATCTCGCTTTTTAGTTTGGATCTTAAAGCCCGATTCACTTCTAAAAACCTCAAATACCCCTTAAAAAACTTGCGTTTAAAAACGCTCTTTTCTGGCTCGCTCAATGAAGCTACAGATAGTTTTTTTAGTCTCAGCTCTACACCTAAATCGGTGGTGTTAGTGTATCAAAAGTTTTCATAA
- a CDS encoding phosphomannomutase/phosphoglucomutase, whose amino-acid sequence MDISIFREYDIRGIYPTTLDEKSAFSIGVELGKIMRECDKSVFVGHDARVHGRFLFEALSAGLQSSGLKVYDLGLIPTPVAYFAAFNEINGIQCPNSIMITGSHNPKEYNGFKITLNQNPFYGKDIQALKDTLLNAKHEIKPLKETPEKVNALEAYQRYLIKDFKHLKNLKYKIALDFGNGVGALGLEPILKALNIDFSSLYSDPDGNFPNHHPDPSEAKNLKDLEKHMQENAILIGFAFDGDADRIAMLSSHHIYAGDELAILFAKRLHAQGITPFVIGEVKCSQVMYNTINTFGKTLMYKTGHSNLKIKLKETNAHFAAEMSGHIFFKERYFGYDDALYACLRALELLLEQSPSDLENIIKNLPYSYTTPEEKIAVSEEEKFEIIHNLQEALKNPPSHFPKIKEIISIDGVRVVFEHGFGLIRASNTTPYLVSRFEGKDEITALEYKRALLGLLEKL is encoded by the coding sequence ATGGACATTAGCATTTTTAGAGAATACGATATTAGAGGCATTTACCCCACCACTTTAGACGAAAAGAGCGCCTTTAGTATCGGCGTGGAGTTAGGGAAAATCATGCGAGAATGCGATAAAAGCGTGTTTGTAGGGCATGACGCAAGGGTGCATGGGCGCTTTTTGTTTGAAGCTTTGAGCGCGGGGCTGCAATCAAGCGGCTTGAAAGTGTATGATTTAGGGCTAATCCCCACACCGGTAGCGTATTTTGCAGCCTTCAATGAAATCAATGGTATTCAATGCCCTAATTCCATCATGATCACTGGCTCTCACAACCCCAAAGAATACAACGGCTTTAAAATCACGCTCAACCAAAACCCGTTTTATGGCAAGGACATTCAGGCTTTAAAAGACACGCTTTTAAACGCAAAGCATGAAATAAAACCCCTAAAAGAAACACCAGAGAAAGTCAATGCCCTAGAAGCGTATCAACGCTATTTGATCAAGGACTTTAAGCATTTAAAAAATCTTAAATACAAAATCGCCCTGGATTTTGGTAATGGCGTGGGGGCGTTAGGGCTAGAGCCGATTTTAAAGGCTTTAAACATTGATTTTAGCAGCCTTTATAGCGATCCTGATGGGAATTTCCCTAACCACCACCCAGACCCTAGCGAAGCGAAAAACTTAAAAGATTTAGAAAAACACATGCAAGAAAACGCTATTTTAATAGGCTTTGCTTTTGATGGCGATGCGGATAGGATTGCGATGCTAAGCTCTCATCATATCTATGCGGGCGATGAATTGGCGATTTTATTCGCTAAACGCTTGCATGCTCAAGGCATCACCCCCTTTGTGATAGGCGAAGTCAAATGCTCTCAAGTGATGTATAACACGATTAATACTTTTGGCAAGACGCTCATGTATAAAACCGGGCATAGCAATTTAAAAATCAAGCTCAAAGAAACCAACGCGCATTTTGCGGCTGAAATGAGCGGGCATATCTTTTTTAAAGAACGCTATTTTGGCTATGATGACGCTCTTTATGCATGCTTAAGGGCTTTAGAATTATTGCTTGAACAAAGTCCAAGCGATTTGGAAAACATTATTAAAAACCTCCCCTATTCCTACACCACGCCTGAAGAAAAAATCGCCGTGAGCGAAGAAGAAAAATTTGAAATCATTCACAACTTACAAGAAGCGCTTAAAAACCCGCCAAGCCATTTCCCCAAAATCAAAGAAATCATCAGCATTGATGGCGTGAGGGTGGTTTTTGAACATGGTTTTGGGCTTATTCGCGCAAGCAACACCACCCCGTATTTAGTCAGCCGCTTTGAAGGCAAGGATGAGATAACGGCGTTAGAATATAAAAGGGCGTTGCTTGGGTTATTAGAAAAACTTTAA
- the nuoN gene encoding NADH-quinone oxidoreductase subunit NuoN, translated as MLIDSLHISFDSFNFESILPMLVLVCGGIFTLLINAFTSRFSRNLNVFLCMLFLVLDFLVVLGLEEQENAFFGFLSLDTLSLISQSIVLISAFLLIFLALSKERFNEFQTAEFYSLYLFIVAGFQFMVSSNHLLLILIGLETASLPLCVLMALSDKRYGLEAGIKYFTMGAMASAFFAMGAMAFYLLTGSLNLEVITLYLHTEGITNPMLFAMGAIFLIGAIGFKVSLVPFHTWMPDVYEGNNPVFASYISIVPKIAGFVVATRLFGAFIDTRIAWVEDIFYVLILMTITIPNFIALWQEDVKRMLAYSSISHSGFALACVFIHTEDSQQAMFVYWFMFAFTYIGAFGLLWLLKSREKTWDERYDHPYSKFNGLIKTHPLVAILGAIFVFGLAGIPPFSVFWGKFLAVESALESNHILLAVVMLVNSAVAAFYYFRWLVAMFFNKPLQSYAQNDIYTQNATMPIYAVIIAMALACLFSVFMMRGLLEFVA; from the coding sequence ATGTTAATAGATAGTCTCCACATCTCTTTTGATAGCTTTAATTTTGAGAGCATTTTGCCCATGCTGGTGTTGGTGTGTGGGGGGATTTTCACGCTCTTAATCAACGCTTTCACTTCCAGGTTTTCACGCAATTTGAATGTGTTTTTATGCATGCTCTTTTTGGTTTTGGATTTTTTGGTGGTTTTAGGGTTAGAAGAGCAAGAAAACGCCTTTTTTGGGTTTTTAAGCTTGGATACTCTCTCGCTCATCTCTCAAAGCATTGTCTTGATTTCAGCCTTTTTGCTCATTTTCTTAGCCCTTTCAAAAGAACGCTTCAACGAATTTCAAACCGCTGAATTTTATTCCTTATACTTGTTTATTGTTGCTGGCTTTCAGTTCATGGTTTCAAGCAACCATTTATTGCTAATCCTTATTGGGCTAGAGACAGCGTCCTTACCCCTTTGTGTGTTAATGGCGTTGAGCGATAAACGCTACGGATTAGAAGCAGGGATCAAGTATTTCACTATGGGGGCGATGGCGAGCGCGTTTTTTGCCATGGGGGCTATGGCTTTTTACTTGCTTACAGGGAGTTTGAATCTTGAAGTCATTACCCTATACTTGCACACTGAGGGTATCACAAACCCCATGCTTTTTGCGATGGGCGCTATTTTTTTGATTGGAGCGATTGGCTTTAAGGTTTCTCTAGTGCCTTTCCATACCTGGATGCCTGATGTGTATGAGGGCAATAACCCGGTCTTTGCGAGCTATATTTCCATTGTGCCTAAAATCGCTGGCTTTGTGGTAGCGACTCGCCTTTTTGGGGCGTTTATAGACACCCGTATCGCTTGGGTAGAAGACATTTTTTATGTTTTGATTCTTATGACTATCACCATTCCTAATTTCATTGCTTTATGGCAAGAAGATGTCAAAAGAATGCTCGCTTATAGCTCCATTTCGCATTCTGGGTTCGCTTTAGCGTGCGTGTTTATCCACACTGAAGATAGCCAACAGGCGATGTTTGTTTACTGGTTCATGTTCGCCTTCACTTACATTGGGGCTTTTGGCCTTTTATGGCTCTTAAAAAGCCGGGAAAAAACATGGGATGAACGCTACGATCACCCTTATTCCAAATTCAACGGCCTTATCAAAACCCACCCTTTAGTGGCGATCTTGGGCGCTATTTTTGTTTTTGGGCTTGCAGGGATCCCGCCTTTTAGCGTGTTTTGGGGGAAATTTTTAGCCGTTGAAAGCGCGTTAGAGAGCAATCACATTCTTTTAGCGGTGGTGATGTTAGTTAATAGCGCGGTGGCTGCGTTTTATTATTTCCGTTGGCTCGTAGCGATGTTTTTCAATAAGCCCTTACAAAGCTACGCTCAAAACGATATTTACACCCAAAACGCTACCATGCCCATTTATGCGGTCATTATTGCCATGGCGTTAGCGTGCTTGTTCTCTGTGTTTATGATGCGAGGGCTTTTAGAGTTTGTGGCTTAA
- a CDS encoding tetratricopeptide repeat protein, which translates to MWLKSKIFLLMGLLSHSLNALSLTLTQGKEGGEDFSVLTLRHNKAFSCFYTNEKPPSGIEASLSIIHAKRPIECVIDSIPKEGFTPLENAFFNITYSMRQQQFILHIKPKVMRRLTLFSFDRDYKKAIPLFVENDPKAKMWQIIGYDQNIPFLSEKDNAQKGLNFPIVIKDAQTPIIQELDVNNKPLLTTKGYDLNAYLEAKKQINSQAYFDALRTISRAFKNYPQTIFKKDLYLLEIIALGQLGIKKSLLIDIGTKWIKNYPTDPNIPEALYYVAKALNENNNYKQAMRYYKRILLEYKNSRYAPLAQMRLAIEAAEGSDLSNANMLFKEAFSNAKDKESASEIALNWAEAEINYQNFNNAKYLIDKVVQSNPDYISQHSESALDLLKLLKKNQMNESAIEIAHLLLNQDDDLKAKEQALYDLGALYARIKDFKNAHLYNLQYLQDHAELDKASVVRMRDEKALFSMEGNTQEKIAHYDKIIQNFPNSDEALKALELKAQLLFENKRYAEVLGMQKNLPKDSPLIQKTLNVLAKTPLENNRCEEALKYLSQITAFEFTPKEEIQAFDCLYFASLKEKAQVIALNALKTAKTPSEKLIWLYRLGRNYYRLGDFKNSTLASKDALILAQSLNKKEFYDIAFVLFSDYMQNNEKELALNLYAFLEKHFKDDKRMALVYFKLLENEKDPKSVKIYATSLLKLQDAYRDYSYTPFSEFALINAYRTTKDYSKALETLDKLLNRRLSLEDHQKALYLQSSLLDLTNQKAKSKASLEKCVQLKQKDQTNAWQNLCEQGLNLFKNKES; encoded by the coding sequence TTGTGGCTTAAGTCAAAAATCTTTCTTTTAATGGGCTTGCTCTCCCATTCTCTCAATGCCTTAAGCTTGACGCTCACGCAAGGCAAAGAAGGTGGGGAAGATTTTTCGGTTTTAACCTTACGACACAATAAGGCGTTTTCTTGTTTTTATACCAATGAAAAACCACCAAGCGGGATTGAAGCCTCTCTATCCATTATACACGCTAAACGCCCCATAGAATGCGTGATAGACTCTATCCCTAAGGAGGGTTTTACCCCTTTAGAAAACGCTTTTTTCAATATCACCTATTCTATGCGCCAACAACAATTCATTTTACACATCAAACCCAAAGTGATGCGAAGACTCACCCTTTTTTCTTTTGATAGGGATTATAAAAAAGCGATCCCCCTTTTTGTGGAAAACGATCCTAAAGCCAAAATGTGGCAAATCATAGGCTATGATCAAAATATCCCTTTTTTGAGCGAAAAAGACAACGCTCAAAAAGGCTTGAATTTCCCCATTGTCATTAAAGACGCTCAAACCCCCATCATTCAAGAACTAGATGTGAATAACAAACCCCTACTCACCACAAAGGGCTATGATTTAAACGCTTATTTAGAAGCTAAAAAACAAATCAATTCGCAAGCCTATTTTGACGCCCTACGCACGATCAGCCGCGCGTTTAAAAACTACCCTCAAACGATATTTAAAAAAGATCTGTATTTATTAGAAATTATCGCATTAGGCCAATTAGGCATTAAAAAATCCTTACTCATAGATATTGGCACCAAGTGGATTAAAAATTACCCGACTGACCCCAATATCCCTGAAGCGTTATACTATGTCGCCAAAGCTTTAAATGAAAACAACAATTACAAACAGGCCATGCGTTATTACAAACGCATCCTTTTAGAATACAAAAACTCCCGCTACGCTCCCTTAGCCCAAATGCGTTTAGCCATTGAAGCGGCTGAAGGCTCTGATTTGAGCAACGCTAACATGCTTTTTAAAGAAGCTTTTTCTAACGCCAAAGACAAAGAGAGCGCGAGTGAAATCGCGCTTAATTGGGCTGAAGCAGAGATAAACTATCAAAACTTCAACAATGCTAAATACCTCATTGATAAGGTGGTTCAATCCAACCCTGATTATATTTCTCAACACAGCGAATCAGCCCTAGACTTGCTCAAGTTATTGAAAAAAAACCAGATGAATGAAAGCGCGATTGAGATCGCTCACTTGCTCCTCAATCAAGATGATGACTTGAAAGCTAAAGAGCAAGCGCTCTATGACTTAGGGGCGTTGTATGCAAGGATCAAGGACTTTAAGAACGCCCACCTTTACAACCTACAATATTTGCAAGACCATGCGGAATTGGATAAAGCTTCTGTCGTTAGAATGCGCGATGAAAAAGCCCTTTTTTCCATGGAGGGGAACACGCAAGAAAAAATCGCCCATTATGATAAAATCATTCAAAATTTCCCTAATTCTGATGAAGCCCTAAAAGCTTTGGAATTGAAAGCCCAACTGTTGTTTGAAAATAAGCGTTATGCTGAAGTGTTAGGCATGCAAAAAAATTTGCCTAAAGATTCTCCTTTGATCCAAAAAACGCTCAATGTCCTTGCTAAAACCCCATTAGAGAACAATCGTTGCGAAGAAGCTTTAAAATACTTATCCCAGATCACCGCCTTTGAATTTACCCCCAAAGAAGAAATCCAAGCCTTTGATTGCTTGTATTTCGCATCGCTCAAAGAAAAAGCGCAAGTTATTGCCCTAAACGCTTTAAAAACAGCTAAAACCCCTAGCGAAAAATTAATATGGCTTTATCGTTTGGGGCGTAATTACTACCGCTTAGGGGATTTTAAAAATTCCACTCTGGCTTCTAAAGACGCTTTAATCCTCGCTCAAAGCTTAAATAAAAAGGAATTTTATGATATTGCTTTTGTTTTATTTTCAGATTACATGCAAAACAATGAAAAAGAATTGGCACTCAATTTGTATGCGTTTTTAGAAAAGCATTTCAAAGACGATAAACGCATGGCGTTGGTTTATTTTAAATTGCTAGAGAATGAAAAAGACCCTAAAAGCGTCAAAATTTATGCCACAAGCTTACTCAAACTCCAAGACGCTTACAGGGATTATTCTTACACGCCCTTTAGCGAATTTGCCCTAATTAACGCTTACCGAACCACCAAAGACTATTCAAAAGCGTTAGAAACGCTAGACAAGCTTTTAAACCGCAGGCTTTCTTTAGAAGATCACCAAAAAGCCTTGTATTTACAATCGAGCCTACTGGATTTAACCAACCAAAAAGCAAAATCTAAAGCCAGTTTAGAAAAATGCGTTCAATTAAAACAAAAAGATCAAACAAACGCATGGCAAAATTTATGCGAACAGGGTTTAAATTTATTCAAAAACAAGGAGTCATGA